From the genome of Trueperaceae bacterium, one region includes:
- a CDS encoding biopolymer transporter ExbD codes for MSRARLRRGRRLAIDPELDLTPMVDVVFLLIIFFMVSTTFITVETGLPVDLPDAQMSVAEPSNLPTVTVMKDGAVYFAGARVSEAELVEMVRAEINRSGNSTIVLRADRELPHGTAVRIMDLIKQAGAQRIAISTGG; via the coding sequence GTGTCCAGAGCGAGACTCAGACGCGGGCGGAGGCTCGCCATCGACCCGGAGCTCGACCTCACGCCGATGGTCGACGTCGTGTTCCTGCTCATCATCTTCTTCATGGTCTCGACCACGTTCATCACCGTCGAGACGGGGTTGCCCGTCGACCTGCCTGACGCCCAGATGAGCGTTGCGGAGCCATCGAACCTCCCAACCGTTACCGTCATGAAGGACGGCGCCGTGTACTTCGCGGGCGCTCGCGTGAGCGAAGCCGAGCTGGTAGAGATGGTCAGGGCCGAGATAAACCGCTCGGGCAACTCGACCATCGTCCTCCGCGCCGACAGGGAGCTCCCGCACGGCACCGCGGTGCGCATCATGGACCTCATCAAACAGGCCGGGGCCCAACGCATAGCCATCTCGACCGGCGGATGA
- the argB gene encoding acetylglutamate kinase, whose translation MSIVIKYGGNAMTEPATRRAVAGGLRNLAGKGGGASARAVPPVVVHGGGPYIQAALDEAGLEHRFERGLRVTSPESVVVIERVLTMLAKELAFEIGPAVGITARDARCITAEVRDPALGRVGRVTHVDTRVLRALRGGGLVPVLACLALDAEGNALNVNGDEAAGAVAGALGEGVVFLTNVPGVLDDPAVPGSLLSTLTRAEARARIEDGRIAGGMIPKVEAALDALAMGAPFAVVADGRDPDGVERALAGGGTRVLAD comes from the coding sequence GTGAGCATCGTCATCAAGTACGGCGGCAACGCCATGACGGAACCGGCCACGCGGCGCGCCGTGGCTGGCGGCCTGCGGAACCTCGCCGGCAAGGGCGGCGGCGCTTCGGCCCGAGCAGTCCCCCCGGTGGTGGTGCACGGCGGCGGACCCTACATCCAGGCCGCCCTCGACGAGGCCGGCCTGGAACACCGCTTCGAGCGCGGGCTGCGCGTCACGAGCCCCGAGTCCGTGGTGGTCATAGAGCGGGTCCTGACCATGCTCGCCAAGGAGCTGGCGTTCGAGATCGGCCCGGCGGTGGGGATCACCGCGCGCGACGCCCGCTGCATCACCGCCGAGGTGCGCGACCCGGCGCTCGGTCGCGTCGGGCGCGTCACCCACGTAGACACGCGCGTCCTGCGCGCGCTACGCGGCGGCGGGCTCGTACCGGTCCTCGCCTGCCTCGCGCTCGACGCCGAAGGGAACGCCCTGAACGTGAACGGCGACGAGGCGGCCGGCGCAGTCGCCGGGGCGCTCGGCGAGGGCGTCGTGTTCCTGACGAACGTGCCGGGAGTCCTGGACGACCCCGCCGTGCCCGGCTCCCTCTTGAGCACTCTCACGCGCGCCGAGGCCCGTGCGCGCATCGAGGACGGACGCATCGCCGGCGGCATGATCCCCAAGGTCGAGGCGGCGCTGGACGCCTTGGCCATGGGCGCGCCGTTCGCGGTGGTCGCCGACGGGCGCGACCCCGACGGCGTGGAGCGGGCGCTGGCGGGTGGCGGCACGCGCGTCCTCGCCGACTGA
- a CDS encoding DUF3048 domain-containing protein yields MTSDIHREVRPWQDPDKRRAMAVSLTLHMLVLLVALVYGLRPRPEPVPPYIVIDVGTPAYAEATTLAPTAESPAPPAPSPQVASEQIGTPRDLAAEQRETTAPEERPITLQPPAPEAPPAQAAQPQETVPDESAAAEAPLAPAPTPQVVEAAPPTEPLPLAEAPATPLPEIDPVAIAPRPLVDPVVIPTPPASANVTAARSVAAQPTATVSEAAALTNPQVSAAIAAPQTISAPTASAQVAQSVGLAAPTAQAAVAASTALAAPAVSAQIASGTALSTSGVAASVAGTRPLAEPTATAQVGTRRDVSVVPQVAVAQVAEIPAPAVRADIVSAITAVGAPGADGTRTGDTDVAATVQNNRTPGGNASTAGQTGPLDPNATADGRGLNAGPDGVGQGTGAPAQAARLPFSFTRERPLAVLVDNVGGYPQTGLREASMIVEMPVEGGLTRLMALYDSNFPRRVGPVRSARDYFVELAQTSQAVLVHDGGSPGAMIAIANSSLPTLNAYNNGPLFTREGERSAPYNLYGSGPDLKSAMLRLVPETSQVVSGQVFQPTDAAVAVTEVSVRYSGAYTSGFRYDAVLNAYRWVRDGTPASHPDGQIMLYDAVLVGEITARVLPGDTEGRLYIPLEGGEATLYLRGRAEPGRWVLSTGKGVQFRTLGGEVVDLAPFRTWAMLTPTYEGRQEQ; encoded by the coding sequence ATGACGAGCGATATTCACCGCGAGGTGCGTCCGTGGCAGGACCCGGACAAGCGCCGGGCCATGGCGGTGTCGTTGACACTCCATATGCTCGTCCTGCTCGTTGCCCTCGTCTATGGGCTTCGCCCTCGACCAGAGCCGGTCCCTCCGTACATCGTCATAGACGTCGGTACCCCCGCATACGCGGAGGCGACCACGCTGGCACCGACGGCCGAGAGCCCGGCACCCCCCGCCCCTTCACCGCAAGTGGCGTCCGAGCAGATCGGCACGCCGCGTGACCTGGCAGCGGAGCAGCGCGAGACGACCGCGCCGGAAGAGCGGCCCATAACGTTGCAGCCGCCGGCACCGGAAGCACCGCCGGCCCAAGCAGCCCAGCCGCAGGAGACCGTGCCGGATGAGAGCGCTGCCGCCGAGGCGCCTCTGGCACCCGCGCCGACCCCGCAGGTCGTGGAGGCTGCGCCGCCTACCGAGCCGTTGCCGCTCGCCGAGGCTCCGGCCACCCCGTTGCCCGAGATCGATCCGGTGGCCATCGCGCCTCGTCCGCTCGTCGACCCCGTCGTCATCCCCACACCGCCCGCGAGCGCCAACGTGACGGCCGCGCGTTCGGTCGCGGCCCAGCCGACCGCTACCGTGAGTGAGGCCGCTGCGCTGACCAACCCGCAGGTGAGCGCCGCCATCGCCGCTCCGCAGACGATCTCGGCCCCGACGGCGAGCGCCCAGGTGGCTCAGTCCGTCGGGCTCGCGGCCCCGACCGCCCAAGCGGCCGTCGCGGCAAGCACGGCCTTGGCCGCCCCGGCGGTCTCCGCCCAGATAGCGAGCGGAACCGCCCTCTCCACCTCGGGCGTCGCGGCCAGCGTCGCCGGTACGCGTCCGCTCGCCGAGCCCACGGCCACCGCCCAGGTCGGCACACGGCGCGACGTGAGCGTCGTCCCCCAGGTAGCCGTCGCGCAGGTCGCCGAGATCCCGGCGCCCGCCGTCAGGGCCGACATCGTCTCGGCCATCACCGCGGTCGGTGCTCCGGGTGCAGACGGTACACGTACGGGCGATACCGACGTGGCCGCCACCGTCCAGAACAACCGCACGCCCGGCGGCAACGCTTCTACGGCCGGCCAGACCGGCCCCCTCGACCCGAACGCGACGGCCGACGGTCGCGGTCTCAACGCGGGGCCGGACGGCGTGGGACAGGGGACGGGCGCTCCCGCCCAGGCTGCGCGCCTGCCGTTCTCCTTCACTCGCGAGAGGCCGTTGGCCGTCCTGGTCGACAACGTCGGCGGCTACCCGCAGACCGGCCTGCGCGAGGCGAGCATGATCGTCGAGATGCCCGTGGAAGGCGGCCTGACGAGACTGATGGCCTTGTACGACAGCAACTTTCCCCGGCGCGTCGGACCGGTCAGGAGTGCCCGCGACTATTTCGTCGAGCTGGCGCAGACGAGCCAGGCCGTGCTCGTGCACGATGGCGGTTCGCCCGGTGCGATGATCGCCATCGCCAACTCTTCGCTGCCGACCCTGAACGCCTACAACAACGGTCCGCTCTTCACGCGCGAAGGGGAGCGTTCCGCGCCATACAACCTCTACGGCTCGGGCCCGGACCTCAAGTCGGCGATGCTGCGCCTAGTTCCCGAGACGTCTCAGGTCGTGAGCGGGCAGGTGTTCCAGCCGACGGACGCCGCTGTGGCGGTAACGGAAGTGAGCGTCAGGTACAGCGGCGCCTACACGTCGGGTTTCCGGTACGACGCCGTGCTCAACGCCTACCGTTGGGTGCGCGACGGCACGCCGGCCAGTCACCCTGACGGTCAGATCATGCTCTATGACGCGGTGTTGGTGGGCGAGATCACTGCGCGCGTGCTGCCGGGCGACACGGAAGGGCGTCTGTACATCCCGCTCGAGGGTGGCGAGGCGACGCTCTACTTGAGGGGTCGCGCCGAACCCGGTCGGTGGGTGCTCTCGACCGGTAAGGGCGTGCAGTTCCGCACCCTCGGAGGCGAGGTCGTCGACCTGGCCCCGTTCCGCACGTGGGCCATGCTGACCCCCACGTACGAGGGCCGTCAGGAGCAGTGA
- a CDS encoding metallophosphoesterase, which translates to MRIVVIGDIHVQPDKLWRMLREAGLADEQNRPTDALRGSDTRLVLLGDLVHAKSRQRYADLINVRRYDEYNPRHLQRAEAIQVRFLREVKGFQDRVPSGNMVILLGNHDFNAATVEQGPLRTDDVSHLEWKPGHGEELEPELRDWILGWPRELAVEGLHFAHVGPLPEHNVYDQAFYLENRRRWLQEDKDFLDGTPYRLGVYGHTPVRGGVNVASQGRALLLDTNGHKDEYAWLEIDTSSAEYRLRLHGLFFDETVPRLPAST; encoded by the coding sequence GTGCGTATCGTCGTCATCGGCGACATCCACGTGCAACCTGACAAGCTGTGGCGCATGCTCCGCGAGGCCGGCCTCGCAGACGAGCAGAACCGGCCTACGGACGCCCTGCGCGGCAGCGACACGCGACTGGTGCTCCTGGGCGACCTCGTGCACGCCAAGAGCAGGCAGCGCTACGCCGACCTGATCAACGTGCGGCGCTACGACGAGTACAACCCGCGCCACCTGCAGCGGGCCGAGGCGATCCAGGTGCGCTTCCTGCGCGAGGTCAAGGGCTTCCAGGACCGCGTGCCGAGCGGCAACATGGTCATCCTCCTCGGCAACCACGACTTCAACGCCGCCACGGTCGAGCAGGGTCCGCTGCGCACCGACGACGTGTCGCACCTTGAGTGGAAGCCTGGCCACGGCGAGGAGCTCGAGCCGGAGCTGCGCGACTGGATCCTCGGCTGGCCCAGGGAGCTCGCGGTCGAAGGGCTGCACTTCGCCCACGTCGGGCCGCTCCCCGAGCACAACGTCTACGACCAGGCCTTCTACCTCGAGAACCGGCGGCGCTGGCTGCAGGAGGACAAGGACTTCCTCGACGGCACCCCTTACCGCCTTGGCGTGTACGGGCACACCCCAGTGCGCGGCGGGGTCAACGTGGCGTCGCAGGGGCGGGCACTGCTCCTCGACACGAACGGTCACAAGGACGAGTACGCGTGGCTCGAGATCGACACGAGCAGCGCCGAGTACAGGCTGCGCCTGCACGGGCTGTTCTTCGACGAGACCGTGCCGCGCCTGCCTGCGTCTACCTGA
- the ppc gene encoding phosphoenolpyruvate carboxylase, producing the protein MTDQPPVVAASFKLLSSDVDFLATALGDVLRELEGERLFRLVERVRHLTKRLRAGDAGVAAELDELLRSLDTATAERLVRAFTVYFQLVNLAEEIHRVRVNRHRERGATVDEPRAESLAAAVKALRDLGLNRKEAAAFLRDLDLQLTVTAHPTEVKRYTVRLKLERIGEALRRLHETELAPRAREVLKESIHAEIATLWLTREVALERPSVLDEVKSALYYFRRSLLDVVPRLMAELEEALDAYFPEGATGRAGHRGPPSDAPAPVLRFRSWIGGDRDGNPYVTPEVMREAFALQAGVANEAYVADVEGLVQRLSQWEGRLMLTEEFRAALALRDDSEGRSPRFEGEPYRRWLEHMYKALVREGSDPGAYPGGEPGYRADLARLEAALRFGHGGRPADAFVRPAMRRAAAFGFPLAPLDIREHSRVHEVAVASVLAAGAVHPDYLALPERERIAVLARELASPRPLLGRGASMAPEAERALAFLAEFRRAADLHGAGAHGSTIVSMTEGASDVLEALLLAKEAGVGEIEATPLFETLADLRAAPGVMRELFAVPAYLAHVRRRGVQEVMIGYSDSNKDVGFVSASWALYLAQEELAGVCREIGVPLRIFHGRGTSIGRGGGPAGAAILAQPPGSLAGRMRLTEQGEALSDRYSDPDLAHRHLEQVMHAFILASARDARELPTVDERYRAAMDAGAEAAMTRYRSLVQDEGFMEFFKQVTPIEELAQLNLGSRPTRRAGAPSMANLRAIPWVFAFTQCRANLPGWYGLGAALEAIGPEPGREMYREWPFFTTMIDFAQMSLAKADMPIFRAYLGLVDASLRHFGERIERHHAQTTALVEEITGAPLLAQDPVLARALQLRNPYVDPISRLQVELLRRLRRQPPEGPDREALAYGVMLSLMGVSAGMRNTG; encoded by the coding sequence ATGACCGACCAGCCGCCCGTCGTGGCCGCCAGCTTCAAGCTCCTCTCGAGCGACGTCGACTTCCTCGCCACCGCCCTCGGCGACGTGCTGCGCGAGCTGGAAGGGGAGCGCCTCTTCCGACTCGTCGAGCGCGTCAGGCACCTCACCAAGCGGCTGCGCGCCGGCGACGCCGGGGTGGCGGCGGAGCTGGACGAGCTCCTGCGTTCGCTCGACACGGCGACGGCCGAGCGGCTGGTGCGCGCCTTCACCGTCTACTTCCAGCTCGTCAACCTCGCCGAGGAGATCCACCGCGTCCGCGTCAACCGTCACCGCGAGCGCGGCGCCACCGTCGACGAGCCCCGTGCCGAGAGCCTCGCGGCCGCCGTGAAGGCCCTGCGCGACCTCGGGCTGAACCGCAAGGAGGCCGCGGCGTTCCTGCGCGACCTCGACCTGCAGCTCACCGTCACGGCCCACCCCACCGAGGTGAAGCGCTACACGGTCAGGCTCAAGCTCGAGCGCATCGGCGAGGCGCTCAGGCGCCTGCACGAGACGGAGCTGGCGCCCCGCGCCAGGGAGGTCCTCAAGGAGAGCATCCACGCCGAGATCGCCACGCTCTGGCTCACCCGCGAGGTGGCGCTCGAGCGACCGAGCGTCCTCGACGAGGTGAAGAGCGCGCTCTACTACTTCAGGCGCTCGCTGCTCGACGTGGTGCCGCGCCTGATGGCCGAGCTAGAGGAGGCGCTCGACGCGTACTTCCCCGAAGGCGCCACCGGCCGCGCCGGCCACCGCGGCCCACCGAGCGACGCCCCTGCGCCGGTCCTGCGCTTCCGCTCCTGGATCGGCGGCGACCGCGACGGCAATCCTTACGTGACCCCCGAGGTCATGCGCGAGGCGTTCGCCCTGCAGGCGGGGGTGGCCAACGAGGCCTACGTCGCGGACGTGGAGGGCCTCGTGCAGCGCCTCTCCCAGTGGGAGGGCCGGCTGATGCTCACGGAGGAGTTCCGCGCGGCGCTGGCGCTGCGCGACGACTCCGAGGGCCGCAGCCCGCGCTTCGAGGGTGAGCCGTACCGCCGGTGGCTCGAGCATATGTACAAGGCGCTCGTGCGGGAGGGCTCCGATCCGGGCGCGTACCCCGGCGGTGAGCCGGGCTACCGCGCCGACCTCGCGCGCCTCGAGGCGGCCTTGCGCTTCGGGCACGGTGGTCGGCCGGCCGATGCCTTCGTACGGCCCGCCATGCGCCGCGCCGCCGCGTTCGGCTTCCCGTTGGCGCCGCTGGACATCCGGGAGCACAGCCGTGTGCACGAGGTGGCGGTCGCGAGCGTCCTGGCCGCGGGCGCCGTCCACCCCGACTACCTGGCGCTGCCGGAGAGGGAGCGCATCGCCGTCCTGGCCCGCGAGCTCGCCTCGCCGCGGCCCCTGCTCGGGCGCGGTGCAAGCATGGCGCCGGAGGCCGAGCGGGCGCTCGCCTTCCTGGCCGAGTTCCGGCGCGCCGCCGACCTGCACGGCGCCGGGGCCCACGGCAGCACCATCGTCAGCATGACCGAGGGCGCGTCAGACGTCCTGGAGGCCCTCCTCCTCGCCAAGGAGGCGGGCGTCGGCGAGATCGAGGCCACGCCGCTCTTCGAGACGCTCGCCGACCTGCGCGCGGCGCCGGGAGTGATGCGTGAGCTCTTCGCCGTCCCCGCCTACCTGGCGCACGTGCGACGTCGCGGCGTGCAAGAGGTCATGATCGGCTACTCGGATTCGAACAAGGACGTCGGCTTCGTGTCGGCCTCCTGGGCGCTCTACCTGGCGCAAGAGGAGCTTGCCGGGGTGTGCAGGGAGATCGGCGTCCCGCTGCGCATCTTCCACGGGCGCGGCACGAGCATCGGTAGGGGAGGGGGACCTGCCGGCGCGGCCATCCTCGCCCAACCGCCTGGCAGCCTGGCAGGACGCATGCGCCTCACGGAGCAGGGCGAGGCGCTGTCCGACCGCTACTCCGACCCCGACCTCGCTCACCGCCACCTCGAGCAGGTGATGCACGCCTTCATCCTGGCCAGCGCCCGCGACGCGCGTGAGCTCCCCACCGTCGACGAGCGTTACCGCGCCGCCATGGACGCGGGCGCGGAGGCGGCCATGACCCGCTACCGGTCGCTCGTGCAGGACGAGGGGTTCATGGAGTTCTTCAAGCAGGTCACGCCCATCGAGGAGCTCGCCCAGCTCAACCTCGGCTCGCGCCCGACGCGCCGCGCCGGCGCCCCGAGCATGGCCAACCTGCGCGCCATCCCGTGGGTGTTCGCCTTCACCCAGTGCCGCGCCAACCTCCCGGGCTGGTACGGCCTTGGGGCGGCCCTCGAGGCCATCGGGCCGGAGCCGGGGCGCGAGATGTACCGTGAATGGCCGTTCTTCACGACGATGATCGATTTCGCGCAGATGAGCTTAGCGAAGGCCGACATGCCCATCTTCCGGGCGTACCTCGGCCTCGTCGACGCCTCGCTGCGGCACTTCGGGGAGCGCATCGAACGCCACCACGCCCAGACGACCGCGCTGGTGGAGGAGATCACGGGCGCCCCGCTGCTCGCCCAGGACCCGGTGCTGGCGCGGGCCTTGCAACTGCGCAACCCGTACGTCGACCCCATCAGCCGCCTGCAGGTCGAGCTCCTGCGCCGCCTCAGGCGGCAGCCGCCCGAGGGCCCGGACCGCGAGGCGCTCGCGTACGGGGTGATGCTCTCGCTGATGGGTGTGAGCGCGGGCATGCGGAACACGGGCTGA
- a CDS encoding M23 family metallopeptidase, whose product MWPLIGSITSRFGYRQLRVSGSNFHTGIDIDGETGDPIRAAHAGTVTLSGWHGGYGNLVIVTSGNTEYYYGHASALKVEVGDEVAAGDVIALVGSTGNSTGSHLHFEIRVDGQMIDPLPRLDTYAGR is encoded by the coding sequence ATGTGGCCCCTCATCGGCTCCATCACCTCGCGCTTCGGCTACCGGCAGTTGCGCGTAAGCGGGAGCAACTTCCATACGGGGATAGATATCGACGGCGAGACGGGCGACCCGATCCGCGCCGCGCACGCCGGCACCGTGACGCTCTCCGGCTGGCACGGTGGGTACGGCAACCTCGTGATAGTCACGAGCGGCAACACCGAGTACTATTACGGTCACGCCTCCGCGCTCAAGGTCGAGGTAGGCGACGAGGTCGCCGCCGGCGACGTCATCGCGCTCGTCGGTAGCACTGGGAACTCGACCGGATCGCATCTGCACTTCGAGATCCGCGTAGACGGCCAGATGATCGACCCTCTGCCCCGCCTCGATACGTACGCCGGGCGTTGA
- a CDS encoding MotA/TolQ/ExbB proton channel family protein produces MTVTELLLSGGPILVVIILVSIYAVYLFVERLLKLNRERSDTSSLMLRVNAAVRERDLDSALDACERHGGPTARVLKAALERLPYGRPAVEAAFEEAIISEEQNLTRGLTPLAIMAKILPMLGLLGTVTGMIISFSEISLHGSGDAGQLAYGIGQALVTTAAGLIVAIPVLVGHGYLNSLVSKLLGDIDKRREELMGNIVRAVADRREEAGATTYRQGGEQQTERNVDMRGVRPAPQA; encoded by the coding sequence ATGACTGTTACTGAGCTACTCCTAAGCGGCGGACCGATCCTCGTCGTCATCATCCTGGTATCGATCTACGCCGTCTACCTCTTCGTCGAGCGGCTACTGAAGCTCAACCGCGAGCGCTCGGACACCTCGAGCCTCATGCTGCGCGTCAACGCCGCCGTACGCGAGCGCGACCTGGACTCCGCGCTCGACGCGTGCGAGCGCCACGGCGGGCCTACGGCGCGGGTCCTGAAGGCGGCCCTGGAGCGGTTGCCGTACGGCAGGCCGGCGGTGGAAGCCGCGTTCGAGGAAGCCATCATCAGCGAGGAGCAGAACCTCACGCGCGGGCTGACCCCGCTCGCGATCATGGCCAAGATCCTCCCCATGCTCGGCCTCCTCGGCACCGTGACGGGCATGATCATCTCGTTCTCCGAGATCTCCTTGCACGGCTCCGGCGATGCCGGGCAGCTCGCCTACGGCATCGGCCAGGCGCTCGTGACGACGGCCGCGGGCCTCATCGTCGCCATCCCCGTCCTGGTCGGTCACGGCTACCTGAACAGCCTGGTGTCGAAGCTCCTCGGCGACATCGACAAGCGTCGCGAGGAGCTGATGGGCAACATCGTGCGGGCTGTCGCCGACAGGCGCGAGGAAGCCGGGGCGACGACCTACAGGCAGGGCGGCGAGCAGCAAACCGAACGCAACGTCGACATGCGCGGGGTGCGTCCGGCCCCGCAGGCCTGA